From a single Crateriforma spongiae genomic region:
- a CDS encoding class I SAM-dependent methyltransferase, which translates to MSAQDQTIDQYQELMQLNAVSHVLRTAKQVGLLDGLRDGQRTLEQLCQELNLRSEPARLLLATLVRTGIVQQYDDDFALAPVAQLLCQYDSDLGDGRWRQLADKVRGDDAAPFRARDHFDATAATQWVHTASAIQAAEILNIGGADEPRGPKILDLGCGSAVWSCAMAFRDVGATITAVDDEATRVAAANMAASIDLTRRFDFHPADPAEVAELPMDQAATEHPWAGKTYDLVLLAQRLHAYDEATGDRLLQFATRLAAPGGRVVVIDLFASPAKPSLAETLEALRLEIETDGGRVWDLETSSQRAKRCGLTDVQFTFLAASRINLGMLVGVRAEHIA; encoded by the coding sequence TTGTCCGCCCAAGACCAAACCATCGACCAGTACCAGGAACTGATGCAGTTGAATGCGGTATCGCACGTGTTGCGAACCGCCAAACAAGTCGGCTTGCTGGACGGATTACGTGACGGCCAGCGGACACTGGAACAGCTTTGCCAGGAACTCAACCTGCGTTCGGAGCCGGCTCGTTTATTGTTGGCCACCTTGGTGCGGACCGGCATTGTCCAGCAGTACGACGACGACTTTGCACTCGCGCCGGTGGCGCAACTGCTGTGCCAATACGACAGCGATCTCGGCGACGGGCGATGGCGTCAGTTGGCCGACAAGGTCCGCGGGGACGACGCGGCGCCCTTTCGCGCTCGCGACCATTTCGATGCCACCGCGGCCACCCAGTGGGTGCACACCGCTTCGGCGATTCAAGCGGCTGAAATCCTGAACATCGGTGGCGCCGACGAACCGCGTGGACCCAAAATCTTGGACCTGGGGTGTGGCAGTGCGGTTTGGAGTTGTGCGATGGCGTTTCGCGACGTCGGCGCGACGATCACCGCGGTCGACGATGAAGCGACGCGTGTGGCGGCGGCCAACATGGCGGCCAGTATCGACCTGACACGACGGTTCGATTTTCATCCCGCCGACCCGGCGGAGGTCGCCGAATTGCCGATGGATCAAGCGGCGACGGAGCATCCGTGGGCGGGCAAAACTTATGACCTGGTCCTGCTGGCACAGCGACTGCATGCCTATGACGAAGCGACGGGCGACCGGTTGCTTCAATTTGCCACTCGTTTGGCGGCACCCGGCGGTCGCGTGGTCGTGATCGATCTGTTTGCATCCCCGGCCAAGCCCAGTTTGGCCGAAACGCTGGAGGCATTGCGGCTGGAAATCGAAACCGATGGCGGCCGTGTCTGGGACTTGGAAACCAGTTCCCAGCGGGCCAAACGCTGTGGCCTGACTGACGTGCAGTTCACTTTCTTGGCCGCCAGCCGAATCAACCTGGGCATGCTGGTCGGGGTCCGAGCCGAGCACATCGCCTGA
- the fabF gene encoding beta-ketoacyl-ACP synthase II, producing MPDSKSRRVVVTGLGVVSPIALDVPTFWDQLTAGQSGIHELTTMDTSRYKIHFGGDIPNFDVTEYVEPKEAKRLDRFTQFAVHACGQAVADSGIDFTSMDRSRCGVILGSGIGGLGEIEMQIGRMLTKGPDRVSPFTVPKMMLNAAGGNISITYGLTGPNYAVATACASATNAMGDALRSIRLGETDVVVTGGSEAAITGMGLAAFQNMKALSTRNEAPTEASRPFDADRDGFVLGEGAGLLIFEELQHALDRGAKIYGEVLGYGTTSDAGHITAPDPEGTGAAAAMNAAITDTGLPLESIDYINAHGTSTPLGDKAETRAIRRVFGSHADNLVVSSTKSALGHSLGASGGIEAVILCKTLQTSTISPTINLQNPDPECDLDYCANTKRNVDVKIAMSNSFGFGGHNACIVVGKYDDA from the coding sequence ATGCCCGATTCGAAGTCACGTCGTGTTGTCGTCACCGGTCTCGGTGTTGTTTCGCCAATCGCATTAGACGTTCCGACGTTTTGGGATCAATTGACCGCCGGTCAAAGCGGCATCCATGAACTGACCACCATGGACACGTCGCGATACAAAATCCACTTCGGCGGGGACATTCCGAATTTCGACGTGACCGAATACGTCGAACCCAAAGAAGCCAAGCGGCTGGACCGATTCACCCAGTTCGCCGTCCATGCATGCGGACAAGCGGTCGCCGACAGCGGCATCGATTTCACCAGCATGGATCGCTCACGTTGCGGTGTGATCCTGGGCAGCGGCATCGGCGGCCTGGGCGAAATCGAAATGCAAATCGGCCGCATGCTGACCAAGGGCCCGGATCGCGTCAGCCCCTTCACCGTCCCGAAGATGATGCTGAACGCCGCCGGCGGAAATATTTCCATCACCTACGGCCTGACCGGTCCCAATTACGCGGTGGCCACCGCCTGTGCCAGCGCCACCAACGCGATGGGTGATGCCCTGCGCAGCATTCGCCTGGGTGAAACGGACGTCGTCGTCACCGGCGGCAGTGAAGCAGCGATCACCGGCATGGGCTTGGCCGCATTCCAAAACATGAAGGCGCTTTCGACCCGGAACGAAGCCCCCACCGAAGCCAGCCGGCCCTTCGACGCCGATCGCGACGGATTCGTCTTGGGCGAAGGTGCGGGCCTGTTGATTTTCGAAGAACTGCAGCACGCCCTTGATCGTGGGGCGAAGATCTACGGCGAAGTGCTGGGTTACGGCACGACCAGCGACGCCGGCCATATCACCGCCCCGGATCCGGAGGGAACCGGTGCCGCGGCGGCCATGAATGCGGCCATCACCGACACCGGTTTGCCGCTGGAATCGATCGATTACATCAACGCCCACGGAACCAGCACGCCGCTGGGCGATAAAGCCGAAACCCGGGCGATCCGCCGGGTCTTCGGATCGCACGCCGACAACCTGGTCGTCAGCAGCACCAAGAGCGCTCTGGGCCATTCGCTGGGCGCCAGCGGTGGGATCGAAGCGGTCATTTTGTGCAAGACGTTGCAAACGTCCACGATCTCCCCGACGATCAATCTGCAGAACCCGGATCCGGAGTGTGACCTGGACTACTG
- the aroF gene encoding 3-deoxy-7-phosphoheptulonate synthase: MIVVMKSGATEAQVQSTVARVEKMGLKANVIVGTERTVVAVVGDERVLDAPSLEAGDGVAEVMPVVAKYKLASREVRPESSVITVGDFQAGGGHLGVAAGPCSVENEEQIVEVAKAVKAAGATGLRGGAFKPRTSPYSFQGLKEDGLKMLATARDETGLAVFTEVMSPEEVDLVAKYADVLQIGARNMQNYRLLEAVGRCDKAVLLKRGPSATMDEFLLAAEYILDGGNERVMLCERGIRTFEAHTRFTLPLASVPYLHSKSHLPVIIDPSHGTGHTYMVHDMAVAAVAAGADGLIIEVHPDPPNAASDGYQCQDYAQFENTMRRIQKVQKALAD, encoded by the coding sequence ATGATCGTCGTAATGAAGTCAGGCGCCACCGAAGCGCAGGTCCAATCCACCGTCGCGAGGGTGGAAAAAATGGGCCTGAAGGCCAACGTCATCGTTGGCACCGAACGAACCGTTGTCGCCGTCGTCGGCGACGAACGTGTCCTAGACGCTCCGTCGCTGGAGGCCGGTGATGGTGTTGCCGAAGTCATGCCGGTGGTGGCCAAGTACAAACTTGCCAGCCGCGAAGTCCGTCCCGAAAGCAGCGTGATCACCGTCGGTGATTTCCAGGCTGGTGGCGGGCACTTGGGCGTCGCGGCAGGGCCCTGCAGCGTCGAAAACGAAGAACAGATCGTGGAAGTCGCCAAAGCGGTCAAGGCGGCCGGAGCGACCGGACTGCGTGGCGGCGCGTTCAAGCCACGGACCAGCCCCTACAGTTTCCAAGGATTGAAAGAAGACGGGCTGAAGATGCTTGCCACCGCCCGCGACGAAACCGGCTTGGCCGTGTTCACCGAGGTCATGTCGCCTGAGGAAGTCGACTTGGTCGCCAAGTACGCCGACGTGCTGCAGATCGGTGCACGAAACATGCAAAACTATCGGCTTTTGGAAGCCGTCGGTCGGTGCGACAAAGCGGTCCTGCTGAAGCGGGGACCATCGGCCACGATGGACGAATTCTTGCTGGCTGCTGAATACATTTTGGATGGCGGCAACGAACGCGTGATGCTGTGCGAACGAGGTATCCGAACCTTCGAAGCCCACACGCGATTCACCTTGCCTCTGGCCAGCGTTCCCTACCTGCATTCGAAAAGCCATTTGCCGGTGATCATCGATCCCAGCCACGGGACCGGGCACACTTACATGGTTCATGACATGGCGGTTGCCGCGGTCGCCGCCGGTGCGGATGGTTTGATCATCGAAGTCCATCCCGATCCGCCCAATGCCGCCAGCGACGGATACCAGTGCCAGGATTACGCCCAGTTCGAAAACACCATGCGGCGAATTCAGAAGGTGCAAAAGGCCTTGGCCGATTGA
- the fabD gene encoding ACP S-malonyltransferase — MTFDVQRVGILFPGQGAQVPGMGKALSERASLARELFDQANEILGYDLAQLCFEGPAEKLNQTEFCQPALFVTGIAAAKVYADEQPEMAQRIVAAAGLSLGEYTAVCFADGLDFADALRLVQRRGQAMQAAADAVESGMSSVVGLDLEQVTAVCDAARQDDEILRPANLLCPGNIATSGHLSALVRLEPLASEAGAMKVIPLSVAGAFHTDLMAPAVDQLKQALQEMPIRDTRIPVYSNVDASPHQKADEIRDLLTRQVVNPVLWEASIRRMMDDGVEGFLESGTGRVLRGTLKRINRKFPTDGFGD; from the coding sequence GTGACATTCGACGTGCAACGGGTCGGGATTCTGTTTCCCGGCCAAGGGGCCCAGGTTCCGGGAATGGGCAAAGCCCTTTCCGAGCGAGCATCTTTGGCCCGCGAGCTTTTTGACCAAGCCAATGAAATCCTGGGTTACGACTTGGCCCAGCTCTGTTTCGAGGGCCCGGCGGAAAAGCTGAACCAGACAGAATTCTGCCAGCCCGCTTTGTTCGTGACGGGCATCGCCGCGGCCAAGGTTTACGCCGATGAACAGCCCGAAATGGCCCAGCGAATTGTCGCAGCCGCCGGGTTAAGCTTGGGTGAGTACACGGCCGTGTGTTTCGCCGATGGCCTGGACTTTGCCGACGCCCTGCGATTGGTCCAGCGTCGCGGACAAGCCATGCAGGCGGCAGCCGATGCGGTCGAAAGCGGCATGTCCAGCGTGGTCGGATTGGACCTGGAACAGGTCACCGCCGTCTGTGACGCCGCCCGCCAGGACGACGAAATCCTGCGTCCGGCCAACCTGTTGTGCCCGGGGAACATCGCCACATCTGGACACCTTTCGGCCTTGGTTCGGCTGGAACCGCTGGCCAGCGAAGCCGGTGCGATGAAGGTGATTCCGTTAAGTGTCGCCGGTGCGTTTCACACCGACCTGATGGCCCCGGCGGTGGATCAACTGAAGCAGGCGTTGCAGGAAATGCCGATCCGCGACACCCGCATCCCGGTCTACAGCAACGTGGATGCGTCGCCGCACCAAAAGGCCGACGAGATTCGCGACTTGTTGACCCGCCAAGTGGTCAACCCGGTCCTTTGGGAGGCCTCGATCCGCCGCATGATGGACGACGGAGTCGAAGGATTTTTGGAATCCGGAACCGGCCGCGTCTTGCGAGGCACGCTCAAGCGGATCAATCGAAAATTCCCCACCGACGGTTTCGGCGATTAG
- the acpP gene encoding acyl carrier protein, giving the protein MASIEERVVDIVAEQLGVDKEKITRETSFVNDLGADSLDTVELVMELEEEFDISIPDESAEKIQKVGEAVDFIESAKGEDA; this is encoded by the coding sequence ATGGCTAGTATTGAAGAACGCGTCGTTGACATCGTCGCGGAACAACTCGGCGTTGATAAAGAAAAGATCACTCGCGAAACCTCGTTCGTGAACGATCTGGGCGCCGACTCTCTGGACACCGTCGAATTGGTGATGGAGTTGGAAGAAGAATTCGATATCAGCATTCCCGACGAATCGGCAGAGAAGATTCAAAAGGTCGGCGAAGCGGTCGACTTCATCGAATCCGCCAAGGGCGAAGACGCCTGA
- a CDS encoding PVC-type heme-binding CxxCH protein, which yields MAFRIRLSSGLRPIFGLLLITLWVRPGHDATADAVAPGWERQEIHDRFFTEGASAGDLDGDGHLDIVAGPLCFRGPDFQQRFRIAPAKEFPVEVYSDQFFSHVADVTGDGAADVLVIGFPGKPARLYVNPNVGPVDQDWPVHEITGPVDNESPAIIDLIPGGNPEIVCGNASQYGYYQSGDDATKPWTWTPISRPGSCPNRFTHGMGVGDVDGDGRLDVVGKSHWWRQPTDDDAETLWTAKRWNDLGNYPGGSQICVNDVDGDGDSDIVTSLHAHGYGLAWFENRGGDIFTRHDIMGESSQDNPYGVAFSQLHAVAMADVDRDGIKDIVTGKRFMAHRGKDIGGLQPPVLVWFRCVRDESSVEFIPHMIDDDSGVGVDVLVTDLNADSWVDVVSSSKHGLTVHLRAPDTAMTAEPKWQVAEGRDQSKYVEGFTPQQAAENMIVPPGFEVDLIAGEPDLTQPIAMCFDARGRIWVIEGHTYPNKAPAGQGRDRVVIFADNDSDGTFESKSTFIEGINLASAIEVGFGGVWIGAAPELLFIPDADHDGTPDGDPVVLLDGWGHQDTHETLNSFTWGPDGWLYGCHGVFTHSKVGKPGTPEDQRVRLNAGVWRYHPTRHEFDVFAHGTSNPWGVDFNDEGEWFISACVIPHLYHLSQGGRYQRQAGRHFNPYTYDDIKTIADHAHFAGRIQEHAYWGENKTTRPPAAMDTSILGGGHAHCGLAIYDGDVFPPQYRGDLFFHNLHGHRIVREKVERDGSGYVGRHRPDFALSQDHYQVGVGIMVGPDGALYTSDWHDVQTCHHRDPEIWDRTNGRLFRIRYGDAQGTSLDLWSSDTSQLIRNLDGTNGFVARQSARILQERHSDGVLDLSDEQIVSLHGQMATAEGRRRAVWLAGAILGSDANPIDHWIQDADPVIRRWAIHHATQQSDVTRDVAARIAEIASTEPNASVRRKIASSTQKIAPEQRLPILRSLAKHTIDANDRNLPWLFWYAMEPLVQDHPNECLEIAMESQMKPLPDFVIRRTAETADGRQSLTIRLTDPKQRGLRLTILQRLLDASISRGGIEMPAAWPAAMDALADAPNAQVQRLARNLAVQLGDATVLPHFREVLADTGNPAVRRQQALQSLMTAGDPELADQLHRLLDDAAIRDAALGALGQLSHPGSADEIIARFDQFPAETQTIALSALVTRIPNADRLVAAMESGDIDPRSVPAYVVRQIIPLAQRTPDSDLLSRLENVWGKVGRSDAEMQQQFKRYQAILTPRGIASADARLGRKLYEANCGKCHRLFGEGGQIGPDITGANRSDVRYWLENILDPNALIGRDYRMTNFLLLDGRIIGGIVRDENDDAVTVQTAEQQVVIPKDEIEERIESDVSLMPVGQLEPMSENDVRSLLKYLMGPGQVPLP from the coding sequence ATGGCGTTTCGAATTCGGTTGTCCTCCGGTCTTCGGCCCATTTTTGGGCTTCTTTTGATCACCCTGTGGGTGCGACCGGGACACGATGCGACCGCCGATGCGGTTGCACCGGGTTGGGAGCGACAGGAAATTCATGACCGTTTTTTCACCGAGGGTGCATCGGCCGGCGACTTGGACGGCGACGGTCACTTGGACATCGTCGCCGGCCCGCTTTGTTTTCGGGGTCCCGATTTTCAACAGCGGTTTCGAATCGCCCCGGCCAAAGAATTTCCGGTGGAAGTCTATAGCGATCAGTTCTTTAGCCACGTCGCCGATGTGACCGGTGATGGGGCCGCCGACGTTCTGGTCATCGGCTTTCCCGGCAAGCCCGCGCGGCTGTACGTCAACCCGAACGTCGGACCGGTCGATCAGGATTGGCCCGTTCATGAAATCACGGGACCGGTCGATAACGAATCGCCCGCAATCATCGACCTGATCCCCGGCGGCAACCCGGAAATTGTTTGCGGCAATGCCAGCCAATACGGCTATTACCAATCCGGCGACGATGCGACAAAGCCCTGGACTTGGACACCCATTTCAAGGCCCGGTTCATGCCCGAACCGATTCACCCACGGCATGGGTGTCGGTGACGTTGACGGGGATGGCCGGCTGGACGTGGTCGGAAAGAGTCATTGGTGGCGACAACCCACCGACGATGATGCCGAAACCCTTTGGACCGCCAAACGCTGGAACGATTTGGGGAACTATCCCGGTGGATCTCAGATCTGCGTCAACGATGTCGACGGCGACGGTGATTCCGACATCGTGACGTCGCTGCACGCACACGGTTACGGGTTAGCGTGGTTTGAAAACCGCGGCGGCGACATCTTCACGCGACACGACATCATGGGCGAATCGTCTCAAGACAACCCGTACGGCGTCGCTTTCAGCCAACTGCATGCCGTTGCGATGGCGGATGTGGATCGCGACGGCATCAAAGACATCGTGACGGGCAAACGCTTCATGGCTCATCGCGGCAAAGACATCGGCGGATTGCAGCCGCCGGTTTTGGTCTGGTTCCGCTGCGTTCGCGATGAATCATCCGTGGAATTCATCCCCCATATGATCGACGATGACAGCGGTGTTGGTGTCGATGTCCTGGTCACCGACTTGAATGCGGATTCATGGGTCGACGTTGTGTCCAGCAGCAAGCACGGGCTGACGGTTCACTTGCGTGCCCCCGACACCGCGATGACCGCCGAACCCAAATGGCAGGTCGCCGAAGGCCGCGATCAGTCCAAGTATGTGGAGGGGTTTACTCCACAACAGGCCGCCGAAAACATGATCGTTCCACCGGGCTTTGAAGTGGATCTGATTGCCGGTGAACCGGATCTGACCCAACCAATCGCGATGTGCTTTGATGCCCGCGGCCGCATTTGGGTGATCGAAGGCCACACGTATCCCAACAAGGCGCCGGCGGGGCAGGGCAGAGACCGCGTCGTCATCTTCGCCGACAACGATTCCGACGGCACGTTCGAATCCAAGTCGACTTTTATCGAAGGCATCAATTTGGCCAGTGCCATCGAAGTCGGATTCGGCGGTGTCTGGATCGGCGCGGCTCCCGAGTTGTTGTTCATTCCGGATGCCGATCACGACGGCACCCCGGACGGTGACCCGGTGGTCCTGCTGGATGGCTGGGGACACCAGGACACGCACGAAACTTTGAACAGCTTCACGTGGGGCCCCGACGGATGGCTGTACGGTTGCCACGGGGTCTTCACGCATTCCAAGGTCGGCAAACCGGGCACCCCCGAAGATCAACGTGTTCGATTGAATGCCGGTGTGTGGCGGTACCATCCGACGCGTCACGAGTTCGACGTTTTCGCACACGGAACCAGCAATCCATGGGGGGTGGATTTCAACGACGAAGGCGAATGGTTCATCAGTGCCTGTGTCATTCCCCACCTGTACCACCTATCACAGGGTGGGCGATATCAGCGACAAGCGGGACGGCACTTCAATCCCTACACCTATGACGACATCAAGACGATCGCCGATCACGCACACTTCGCCGGGCGGATTCAAGAACACGCCTATTGGGGTGAAAACAAGACCACTCGACCGCCCGCCGCCATGGACACCTCCATCCTGGGCGGCGGCCACGCGCACTGTGGCTTGGCTATCTACGACGGAGACGTTTTTCCGCCCCAGTATCGTGGCGACTTGTTCTTTCACAACTTGCACGGCCACCGCATCGTCCGCGAAAAAGTTGAACGTGACGGCAGCGGGTATGTGGGCCGACATCGCCCGGACTTTGCCTTGTCGCAGGACCACTATCAAGTCGGCGTTGGAATCATGGTGGGTCCCGATGGCGCGTTGTACACGTCCGACTGGCATGACGTTCAGACCTGTCACCATCGCGATCCGGAAATTTGGGACCGCACCAACGGGCGTTTGTTTCGAATCCGATACGGTGATGCCCAAGGAACCAGCCTTGACCTATGGTCATCCGACACGAGCCAATTGATTCGCAACTTGGATGGGACCAATGGCTTTGTGGCAAGGCAGTCGGCAAGAATCCTGCAAGAGCGTCACAGCGATGGCGTCTTGGACCTGTCCGACGAACAGATCGTCAGCCTTCACGGCCAGATGGCGACTGCTGAAGGCCGACGTCGCGCCGTCTGGCTGGCCGGTGCGATTCTTGGCTCCGATGCCAATCCGATCGATCACTGGATTCAAGATGCCGACCCCGTGATTCGTCGCTGGGCGATTCACCACGCTACACAGCAAAGCGACGTGACACGCGATGTCGCCGCGCGAATCGCAGAAATCGCGTCAACGGAACCGAACGCGTCGGTTCGCCGAAAGATCGCGTCATCGACACAGAAGATTGCACCGGAGCAGCGGTTGCCGATTCTGCGATCGCTGGCCAAGCACACGATCGATGCAAACGACCGCAATCTGCCATGGCTGTTCTGGTATGCGATGGAACCGCTGGTGCAAGATCACCCGAACGAATGTCTGGAGATCGCGATGGAGAGCCAGATGAAGCCTTTGCCGGATTTCGTCATCCGCCGCACCGCCGAGACGGCCGACGGCCGACAATCGTTGACGATACGATTGACGGATCCGAAACAGCGTGGCCTGCGGCTGACAATCTTGCAGCGTTTGCTGGATGCCTCGATCTCCCGAGGCGGTATTGAAATGCCCGCGGCTTGGCCGGCCGCGATGGACGCGCTCGCCGACGCCCCCAATGCTCAGGTGCAACGCTTGGCTCGCAACCTGGCGGTCCAACTGGGTGACGCGACGGTCCTGCCGCATTTCCGGGAAGTTTTAGCCGACACCGGCAACCCCGCGGTGCGTCGACAACAAGCATTGCAATCGCTGATGACAGCGGGCGATCCGGAATTGGCGGACCAGTTGCACCGATTGCTGGACGACGCCGCAATCCGCGACGCGGCCCTGGGCGCCTTGGGGCAATTGTCACATCCCGGGTCCGCCGATGAAATCATCGCGCGATTTGACCAATTCCCAGCGGAAACGCAAACGATCGCACTTTCGGCACTGGTCACGCGAATTCCCAACGCCGATCGATTGGTTGCGGCGATGGAAAGTGGTGATATCGATCCGCGATCCGTGCCTGCGTACGTGGTCCGCCAGATCATTCCGCTTGCCCAACGTACGCCAGACAGTGATCTGCTTTCACGATTGGAAAACGTTTGGGGCAAAGTCGGACGCAGCGACGCCGAGATGCAACAGCAGTTCAAGCGTTACCAAGCCATCCTGACGCCGCGCGGGATCGCATCGGCCGACGCCCGACTTGGCCGCAAACTATACGAGGCCAATTGTGGCAAGTGCCACCGGCTATTCGGCGAAGGTGGCCAGATCGGGCCGGACATCACCGGGGCCAACCGATCGGACGTGCGGTACTGGTTGGAAAACATTTTGGACCCCAACGCCTTGATCGGTCGCGATTATCGCATGACCAATTTTCTGCTGCTGGATGGACGCATCATCGGTGGAATTGTCCGTGACGAAAACGACGATGCGGTGACCGTTCAGACCGCCGAACAGCAGGTCGTGATTCCCAAGGATGAGATCGAGGAAAGGATCGAATCCGATGTCAGCTTGATGCCGGTCGGACAACTGGAACCGATGTCCGAGAACGATGTTCGGTCGTTGCTGAAGTATTTGATGGGGCCCGGCCAAGTACCGCTGCCGTAG
- the fabG gene encoding 3-oxoacyl-[acyl-carrier-protein] reductase produces MNKPIQIDLSGQVAIVTGASQGLGKAVAVALGANGATVVCMARNAEKLAATVGEIEAAGGKAEAVACDVTDRQAAADAIASVHKTHGRLDILVNNAGITRDKLMRGMSDEEWDSVIDTNLTSCFVCCRAAAGLMRRSKYGRIINMASVSGLIGNAGQANYSASKAGMIGMTRTISKELASRGVTCNCVAPGFIESDMTAELGDVVLGEVTKRIPAKRLGKPEDVAAAVLFLASADAGYVTGQTLVVDGGLIQ; encoded by the coding sequence ATGAACAAACCCATCCAAATCGATCTTTCCGGCCAAGTGGCCATCGTCACCGGTGCCTCCCAGGGCCTGGGCAAAGCCGTCGCCGTCGCATTGGGTGCCAACGGTGCGACGGTCGTTTGCATGGCCCGCAACGCTGAAAAGCTGGCTGCGACGGTCGGCGAAATCGAAGCTGCCGGCGGCAAAGCCGAAGCGGTCGCCTGTGACGTCACCGATCGCCAAGCAGCCGCCGACGCGATCGCGTCGGTCCACAAGACGCACGGACGTCTGGACATTCTGGTCAACAACGCCGGCATCACTCGCGACAAATTGATGCGGGGCATGAGCGACGAAGAATGGGATTCGGTCATCGACACGAATCTGACCAGTTGCTTCGTATGCTGTCGCGCCGCGGCCGGCCTGATGCGTCGCAGCAAGTACGGCCGAATCATCAACATGGCCAGCGTTTCGGGTCTGATCGGCAACGCCGGGCAAGCCAATTATTCCGCCAGCAAGGCGGGGATGATCGGCATGACGCGAACGATCAGTAAGGAATTGGCCAGCCGTGGCGTGACCTGCAACTGCGTCGCCCCCGGCTTTATCGAATCCGACATGACCGCCGAATTGGGCGACGTCGTGCTGGGCGAAGTCACCAAACGGATCCCCGCCAAACGCCTGGGCAAACCCGAAGATGTTGCCGCCGCCGTCCTGTTTTTGGCCTCGGCGGACGCCGGCTACGTGACCGGACAGACGCTGGTCGTCGATGGCGGCCTGATCCAATAA
- the rpmF gene encoding 50S ribosomal protein L32: protein MAVPKRKHSNSRTGKRRSHDRVKKRQIAYCPQCSAAVPTHTMCPKCGYYMGRTVVEPKDE, encoded by the coding sequence ATGGCCGTTCCAAAACGTAAACACAGCAACAGCCGGACGGGCAAGCGACGCAGCCACGACCGCGTCAAGAAACGTCAAATCGCTTATTGCCCGCAATGTTCCGCGGCCGTGCCGACGCACACCATGTGCCCCAAGTGTGGGTATTACATGGGCCGCACCGTGGTCGAACCCAAAGACGAATAA